One segment of Desulfuromonas sp. DNA contains the following:
- a CDS encoding AAA family ATPase: MMNLKPEVVAQLERVLGSVEMLLPKAVKSLDWA, encoded by the coding sequence ATGATGAACCTGAAACCTGAGGTTGTCGCTCAGTTGGAGCGCGTACTCGGCTCGGTTGAAATGTTGTTGCCGAAAGCGGTTAAGTCGCTTGACTGGGCT